In a single window of the Hoyosella subflava DQS3-9A1 genome:
- a CDS encoding FecCD family ABC transporter permease codes for MTAITAGLAGLLFLLVCINVGRGDYPIALSQVMEVLLGGGTSAERFIIADLRLPRSLVGVLVGVALGVAGAITQSITRNPLASPDILGISIGASVAAVALIVLTGGSIASFLGIFGLPLAALLGGLTAAVALFLLSWKGGVDGFRIILIGIAITAIGQALVYWMLIISDIHDVARAQAWLVGSLNGRDWRNVYPMLTVVLICGTIAVIAAFQLGTLRLGEDSARALGTRLQLAQTTLLLSAVGLTAASVAAAGPIGFVGLMAPQVALRLVRSAGPPIIASGLTGGCLVLLADIVARTLLPVELPAGIVTAALGGPFLLYLLIRTNRKVSA; via the coding sequence ATGACAGCCATCACAGCCGGACTTGCAGGGTTACTGTTCCTCCTCGTCTGTATCAACGTGGGCCGCGGCGACTACCCGATCGCACTGAGCCAGGTGATGGAGGTTCTGCTCGGTGGCGGAACTAGCGCCGAGCGCTTCATCATCGCCGACCTGCGGCTGCCGCGATCTCTGGTAGGCGTCCTCGTCGGTGTGGCTCTTGGCGTGGCTGGCGCGATCACGCAATCCATCACCCGCAACCCACTCGCCAGTCCCGACATCCTCGGCATCAGCATCGGGGCCAGTGTCGCGGCAGTTGCCCTGATCGTTCTCACCGGCGGTTCCATCGCGAGCTTCCTCGGGATCTTCGGACTTCCGCTGGCAGCGCTGCTCGGCGGCCTCACGGCTGCGGTCGCTCTCTTTCTTCTGTCGTGGAAGGGCGGCGTCGATGGATTTCGCATCATCCTCATCGGCATCGCCATCACCGCGATCGGACAGGCGCTCGTGTACTGGATGCTCATCATTTCCGATATCCATGACGTCGCGCGCGCGCAAGCGTGGCTGGTCGGGTCGCTGAACGGACGCGACTGGCGCAACGTGTATCCGATGCTCACAGTCGTGCTGATCTGCGGGACCATCGCGGTCATCGCCGCTTTCCAGCTCGGCACGCTCCGCCTCGGTGAGGACTCGGCGCGCGCGCTGGGCACGCGTCTCCAACTGGCCCAGACCACGTTGCTTCTCAGCGCTGTTGGACTCACCGCCGCAAGCGTTGCCGCGGCCGGTCCCATCGGCTTCGTCGGCCTCATGGCCCCGCAAGTCGCGCTACGGCTTGTCCGCTCTGCGGGGCCACCAATCATTGCTTCCGGGCTCACCGGCGGTTGTCTGGTTCTCCTCGCTGACATCGTGGCGCGCACCTTGCTTCCTGTTGAACTCCCCGCGGGCATTGTCACGGCCGCGCTCGGCGGCCCGTTTCTGCTGTATCTGCTGATCCGCACCAACCGAAAGGTATCGGCATGA
- a CDS encoding M56 family metallopeptidase yields the protein MTGTTAALFAALAVLLAGPVPALLSRARWPLRAPRAALVLWQSIALAAVLSAFSSGLAIASMLLVPGPDGRPTTSPTDEISALGLPLWMLSVSVFALTVLIGARLLYSTARVAIKTRRRRAHHRMLVDLLDQRDPRLTGLSKADLRVLQHQEPMAYCLPGLKQRVVVSEGTLDQLEPDELDAILAHERAHLRARHDLVLEAFTAVHEAFPRFVRSKTALGSVRLLIELLADDAALRTTGPRPLAHALVTCASSKTPEGAMAAGGPSTVVRVRRLAEGTYDGRISVAAYSVAALIMVGPTIAVAVPWLVELSRLFGLAPR from the coding sequence ATGACAGGAACGACCGCTGCTCTATTCGCGGCGCTCGCTGTGCTGCTCGCAGGTCCCGTTCCCGCGCTGCTCAGTCGTGCGCGATGGCCGCTTCGGGCACCGCGTGCCGCGCTCGTCCTGTGGCAGTCCATCGCTCTCGCGGCCGTGCTGTCCGCCTTCAGTTCCGGTCTCGCCATCGCCAGCATGCTGCTCGTACCCGGGCCCGATGGCAGGCCCACGACCTCGCCGACAGACGAAATCTCGGCGCTCGGACTGCCTCTGTGGATGCTGTCAGTTTCAGTATTCGCTCTCACCGTCCTGATCGGTGCCCGGTTGCTGTACAGCACAGCCCGCGTGGCCATCAAGACAAGGCGCAGACGGGCGCACCACCGCATGCTCGTCGACTTGCTCGATCAGCGCGATCCGCGGCTAACCGGGCTGAGCAAAGCCGACCTGCGGGTCTTGCAACATCAAGAACCTATGGCGTACTGCCTCCCCGGGCTGAAGCAGCGGGTCGTGGTGAGTGAAGGCACCCTCGATCAGCTCGAGCCCGACGAACTCGACGCGATCCTCGCGCACGAGCGCGCACACTTGCGGGCACGTCATGACCTCGTCCTCGAAGCGTTCACCGCGGTACATGAAGCGTTCCCACGGTTCGTCCGGAGCAAGACAGCCCTCGGGTCGGTGCGATTGCTCATCGAACTTCTCGCGGACGACGCCGCACTGCGTACAACAGGTCCCCGGCCCCTCGCCCACGCCCTGGTGACATGTGCGTCGAGCAAAACTCCCGAAGGCGCGATGGCTGCAGGCGGCCCCTCCACCGTCGTGCGCGTCCGGCGGCTCGCCGAGGGAACGTATGACGGCCGAATATCGGTAGCCGCGTATTCCGTCGCGGCGCTGATCATGGTGGGTCCGACGATCGCCGTCGCGGTCCCCTGGCTGGTCGAATTGTCCCGCCTTTTCGGCCTGGCGCCACGCTGA
- a CDS encoding hemolysin family protein, which translates to MGDLLAIGLMVLLLLGNGFFVGAEFALISARRDRLEALDEQGHKRAQTVIRAGEQLSRMLAGAQLGITICSILLGRVAEPAIAHLIETPLEAVGVPGALLHPIAFTIALAIVVVLHILVGEMVPKNIAIAGPERTAMLLVPAHVFATRLMSPLITLYNYLANATLRLFGVEPRDELDSAVSVRELADMIRESRSEGLLDEDEHRRLARTLRTAGRTVADVLIPVSRVRGLPLQDGGTTLGAIEKAVADTGFSRYPIADEAGEYVGYLHLKDALDAVIDESAGPATVIPRDLIRPLPAMPGNTPLDEALAVLRLDSSHLGKVVTSTGRTVGIVALEDLLEEFVGRVRDSTHRR; encoded by the coding sequence ATGGGTGATCTGCTCGCCATCGGCCTGATGGTTCTCCTGCTGCTTGGCAACGGGTTTTTCGTCGGAGCTGAGTTCGCTCTGATTTCCGCACGCCGCGACCGGCTCGAAGCTCTCGACGAACAGGGCCACAAACGTGCTCAGACTGTCATCCGTGCCGGTGAGCAATTGTCCCGGATGCTCGCAGGCGCACAACTCGGCATCACGATCTGCTCCATCCTCTTGGGCCGGGTCGCTGAGCCGGCGATAGCGCATCTCATCGAGACACCGCTCGAGGCGGTCGGCGTGCCTGGCGCCCTGTTGCACCCCATCGCTTTCACGATTGCCCTGGCCATAGTGGTGGTCCTGCATATCCTCGTGGGTGAAATGGTGCCGAAGAACATCGCCATCGCCGGGCCGGAACGGACCGCAATGCTGCTGGTTCCGGCGCATGTGTTCGCCACACGACTGATGAGCCCTCTCATCACGCTGTATAACTACCTCGCCAACGCGACGCTGCGGCTCTTCGGCGTGGAGCCTCGCGATGAACTCGACTCCGCGGTTTCCGTCCGTGAACTCGCCGACATGATCCGCGAGTCGCGGTCAGAGGGTTTGCTGGATGAAGACGAGCACCGCAGACTCGCCCGGACGCTGCGGACCGCTGGCCGCACTGTCGCGGATGTCCTCATCCCGGTGAGCCGTGTCCGCGGCCTCCCTCTGCAGGACGGTGGAACGACACTCGGTGCGATCGAGAAGGCAGTCGCAGATACAGGGTTCTCGCGGTACCCGATCGCCGATGAGGCGGGCGAGTATGTCGGGTATCTGCATCTGAAAGACGCTCTCGACGCGGTGATCGACGAATCAGCCGGACCGGCGACGGTGATCCCGCGGGACCTGATCCGGCCGCTGCCAGCGATGCCGGGCAACACACCACTCGATGAGGCGCTCGCCGTGCTCCGCCTCGACAGCAGTCACCTCGGCAAGGTGGTGACGTCAACCGGCCGCACGGTCGGTATCGTCGCGCTTGAGGACCTTCTCGAGGAATTCGTTGGCCGTGTCCGCGACAGCACCCACCGGAGATAA
- a CDS encoding iron ABC transporter permease has translation MTHLRDDNAGAHKLPEHRGYEQVPAGSAPLPRRACAGVIDAALCAAPLAVGALIVNALSDQYGGGQADRVVFGAFAVTIALAVTGWNIGHLGGRTGQSLGKKWTGLVLRSSRTGQAVGFRAALTPGLTRASETVLLSTATADGFTSYERDISVRALRRSRLLGLLVLSMILVAVTLASVAIGARPLTLAEIYHALITPSGIDTDIVVRTLRVPRTLLAIVVGIAIGVAGALIQGHTRNPLADPGILGVSAGAAFAVVLSVFLLGLSSPLQFIWFAFLGAFLASVAVFAFASVGGGRASPLTLPLAGVAVGAFLMAMTNAIVLLDRASLDAYRFWNVGSVAGRGLDVLIQVLPFIALGLVLALASTPGLNLLSLGEDVARSLGTNIALNRTLGILAITLLTGAATAACGMIAFLGLVVPHIARAITGPDYRWLVPFAGLCGAIMLLTADVLGRVVIRPGELQIGIVLALVGGPFFIALVRRRKLVTL, from the coding sequence ATGACACACCTGCGCGACGATAACGCGGGAGCGCACAAACTACCGGAGCACCGGGGGTACGAGCAGGTTCCCGCCGGATCCGCGCCACTGCCCCGGCGCGCTTGCGCCGGGGTTATCGACGCTGCCCTCTGCGCTGCACCGCTAGCTGTGGGTGCTCTTATCGTCAATGCCCTCAGCGACCAGTACGGCGGCGGACAAGCCGATCGCGTCGTTTTCGGGGCCTTCGCGGTCACAATCGCTTTGGCGGTGACTGGCTGGAACATCGGCCATCTCGGCGGACGCACTGGCCAGAGCCTAGGGAAGAAGTGGACCGGCCTCGTCCTGCGGAGTTCGCGGACGGGGCAGGCTGTCGGCTTCAGGGCGGCTCTCACTCCCGGGCTCACCCGCGCCTCGGAAACTGTCCTCCTGTCCACTGCGACCGCAGACGGATTCACCTCGTACGAGCGTGACATCAGCGTCCGGGCCCTGCGCCGCTCGCGACTGCTCGGCCTCCTAGTCCTTTCGATGATCCTCGTGGCCGTCACCCTCGCGAGTGTTGCCATTGGCGCGCGGCCACTCACTCTCGCCGAGATCTACCACGCCCTCATTACTCCCAGCGGCATCGATACCGACATCGTGGTGCGCACGCTCCGGGTGCCACGCACCCTTCTCGCGATCGTGGTGGGCATCGCAATCGGTGTCGCTGGCGCACTCATCCAGGGGCACACGCGCAACCCACTCGCCGATCCAGGGATTCTCGGCGTCAGCGCGGGCGCAGCCTTCGCTGTTGTTCTTTCTGTCTTCCTTCTGGGCCTGTCGTCGCCGCTTCAGTTCATCTGGTTCGCATTCCTCGGCGCATTTCTCGCCAGCGTCGCGGTTTTCGCTTTCGCCTCGGTCGGCGGAGGACGCGCGAGTCCATTGACGCTCCCTCTCGCCGGTGTCGCGGTCGGAGCGTTTCTCATGGCGATGACAAACGCGATAGTGCTGCTCGACCGTGCATCGCTCGATGCGTACCGGTTCTGGAATGTGGGGTCCGTCGCCGGGCGCGGCCTCGACGTACTCATCCAGGTACTGCCCTTCATCGCGCTCGGGCTCGTGCTTGCGCTCGCCAGCACTCCAGGGCTGAACCTGCTCAGCCTCGGTGAAGACGTCGCCCGCTCACTCGGGACAAACATCGCTTTAAACCGGACGCTCGGCATCCTCGCGATCACCCTGCTGACCGGCGCGGCGACCGCGGCGTGCGGGATGATCGCCTTCCTTGGCCTCGTCGTCCCCCACATCGCGCGGGCGATAACGGGCCCTGATTACCGCTGGCTCGTCCCGTTCGCGGGACTGTGCGGCGCCATCATGCTGCTAACCGCTGACGTACTCGGCCGCGTCGTCATCCGCCCCGGCGAGCTGCAGATTGGGATTGTCCTGGCTCTCGTCGGCGGGCCGTTCTTCATCGCACTCGTGCGGCGCCGGAAGCTGGTGACCCTGTGA
- a CDS encoding BlaI/MecI/CopY family transcriptional regulator yields the protein MAGLGELERAVMDHLWSAPEPQTVRQVHEALSEHRTLAYTTVMTVLQRLAKKKLVAQERGERAYRYTPVNAREELVAELMVDALKQAEESGGRAAALVHFVERVDPSEAAALRDALASLDLRDDAPRGRRRDR from the coding sequence ATGGCAGGTCTAGGAGAACTCGAGCGGGCAGTGATGGACCATCTCTGGTCCGCGCCCGAACCGCAGACCGTACGCCAGGTGCATGAGGCCCTTTCTGAGCACCGCACCCTCGCGTACACCACGGTGATGACGGTGCTGCAGCGGCTCGCGAAAAAGAAGCTCGTCGCCCAGGAACGTGGGGAACGCGCCTACCGCTACACGCCTGTAAACGCCCGTGAAGAACTCGTCGCAGAACTCATGGTCGACGCGCTCAAGCAGGCAGAAGAGTCCGGCGGGCGCGCGGCCGCGCTGGTGCACTTCGTCGAGCGGGTTGACCCCAGTGAAGCTGCCGCCCTGCGCGACGCGCTAGCCTCACTCGACCTTCGTGACGATGCTCCGCGTGGCCGTAGGCGCGACCGCTGA
- the gndA gene encoding NADP-dependent phosphogluconate dehydrogenase, producing the protein MTSSDSTSALADIGVTGLAVMGANIARNLARHGHTVALHNRSASRVDELMTKHGSEGNFIPSASITEFVASLKRPRRALIMVQAGAATDAVIEQLADAMEPGDIIIDGGNALYTDTQRREKALRERGLHFVGAGISGGEEGALNGPSIMPGGSAESYEYVGPLLESVAAVVEGAPCCTYIGTDGSGHYVKMVHNGIEYADMQLIGEAYQLMTSAAGLSANEAAEVFAEWNSGVLESYLIEITSEVLGHTDAETGKPLVDVIVDAAGQKGTGRWTVKSALDLGVPVTGIAEAVFARAVSGSRELRAASQGLAGAELATSLTEIFPGTDVESFVADIHSALYASKVVAYAQGFDQLAAGSREYGWDLKLGDLARIWRGGCIIRAQFLGRISDAYAANPQLPSLLLDPYFRDAVESAAASWRRVVTVAAQLGVPAPGFSSALAYYDSVRAKRLPAALIQGLRDYFGAHTYERVDKPGHFHTQWSGDRSEISN; encoded by the coding sequence ATGACTTCATCTGATTCGACATCCGCCCTTGCCGATATTGGTGTCACCGGACTGGCTGTGATGGGTGCAAATATCGCACGCAACCTCGCCCGTCACGGGCACACCGTTGCGCTGCACAATCGCAGCGCCAGCCGCGTAGACGAACTCATGACAAAGCACGGAAGCGAGGGAAATTTCATCCCCTCGGCCAGCATCACTGAGTTCGTCGCGTCGCTGAAACGCCCCCGCCGTGCCCTCATCATGGTTCAGGCAGGTGCGGCAACAGACGCGGTGATAGAGCAACTCGCGGACGCCATGGAGCCGGGCGACATCATCATCGACGGCGGCAATGCGTTGTACACGGACACTCAGCGGCGGGAGAAGGCGCTGCGCGAACGCGGCCTCCACTTCGTCGGTGCGGGGATCTCCGGTGGCGAAGAGGGCGCACTCAATGGGCCGTCGATTATGCCGGGCGGATCCGCCGAATCGTATGAGTATGTGGGACCGCTGCTCGAGTCCGTCGCGGCGGTGGTCGAAGGCGCTCCGTGCTGCACCTACATCGGCACCGATGGTTCTGGGCATTACGTGAAGATGGTCCACAACGGGATCGAATATGCCGATATGCAGCTGATCGGCGAGGCCTATCAGCTTATGACGAGCGCAGCGGGGCTCTCCGCCAATGAAGCGGCGGAGGTCTTCGCGGAGTGGAACAGCGGTGTCCTCGAGAGTTATCTGATCGAAATCACCTCAGAAGTTCTCGGGCACACCGACGCTGAGACGGGTAAACCACTTGTCGACGTCATTGTCGACGCGGCGGGGCAGAAAGGTACCGGCCGGTGGACCGTGAAATCAGCGCTTGATCTCGGCGTGCCGGTGACTGGCATCGCAGAAGCGGTGTTCGCGCGCGCAGTCTCTGGTTCCCGTGAACTTCGCGCCGCATCACAAGGTCTGGCCGGTGCGGAGCTCGCAACGTCACTCACGGAAATCTTCCCCGGCACCGACGTTGAATCGTTCGTCGCTGATATTCATTCCGCGCTTTACGCTTCCAAAGTGGTCGCCTACGCACAGGGCTTCGACCAGCTTGCCGCCGGGAGCCGGGAGTACGGGTGGGACCTGAAGCTGGGCGACCTCGCCAGGATCTGGCGCGGCGGCTGCATCATCCGCGCCCAGTTCCTCGGCCGGATCAGCGACGCCTACGCGGCCAACCCACAACTGCCAAGCCTGCTGCTCGACCCCTACTTCCGCGACGCCGTCGAATCCGCGGCAGCGAGCTGGCGGCGTGTCGTCACCGTCGCGGCCCAGCTCGGTGTCCCCGCGCCCGGCTTCAGCTCGGCGCTGGCGTACTACGACAGCGTGCGCGCGAAACGTCTGCCGGCCGCCCTCATTCAGGGTCTGCGGGACTACTTTGGCGCGCACACTTACGAGCGGGTCGACAAGCCTGGCCACTTCCACACACAGTGGAGCGGGGACCGAAGCGAGATCAGCAACTGA
- a CDS encoding ABC transporter ATP-binding protein, producing the protein MTPTNGITASQPRSRLHAESITLSYGDRIVIEDLNLAIPTGGITTIIGPNGCGKSTLLRALGRLLKPREGSVILDGKLITSMRTKEVARVLGMLPQAPIAPEGLTVADLVSRGRHPHQSWLRQWSGDDEQEVSAALELTGIADLADRPINELSGGQRQRVWISMALAQGTDILLLDEPTTYLDLSHAVDVLDLIDQLHDGMGRTVVMVLHDLNLAIRYSDHLVVMKNGKIITQGTPRNVITADLLEEAFGLRATVIDDPASDAPLVVPIGTRHVHSNLLPVTNITP; encoded by the coding sequence ATGACACCGACGAATGGGATCACCGCGTCGCAGCCCCGTTCCCGGCTGCACGCTGAATCGATCACCCTGAGCTACGGCGACCGGATCGTCATCGAGGACTTGAACCTCGCGATCCCGACCGGCGGTATCACGACGATCATTGGCCCCAACGGCTGCGGCAAGTCGACACTCCTGCGCGCACTGGGCCGTTTGCTGAAACCCCGCGAAGGGTCCGTCATCCTCGACGGGAAGCTCATCACGTCGATGCGGACAAAAGAGGTAGCGCGTGTCCTCGGCATGCTCCCCCAAGCCCCTATCGCTCCTGAAGGCCTGACAGTTGCCGATCTGGTTTCTCGTGGAAGGCACCCACACCAGTCATGGCTGCGCCAATGGTCAGGAGACGATGAGCAGGAGGTGTCAGCTGCGCTCGAACTGACCGGTATCGCAGACCTCGCGGACCGGCCGATCAACGAGCTTTCCGGCGGGCAGCGCCAGCGTGTCTGGATATCCATGGCGCTGGCCCAGGGCACGGACATTCTGCTGCTCGATGAGCCCACGACCTACCTTGACCTTTCTCATGCCGTCGACGTACTCGACCTGATCGATCAGTTGCACGACGGCATGGGGCGAACGGTCGTCATGGTCCTGCACGACCTCAACCTCGCGATTCGTTACAGCGATCATCTGGTCGTGATGAAAAACGGAAAGATCATCACGCAGGGCACACCACGCAACGTGATCACCGCGGATCTCCTCGAAGAAGCGTTCGGGCTGCGCGCCACCGTAATCGACGACCCCGCATCAGACGCACCTCTCGTCGTCCCCATCGGCACACGCCATGTGCACTCCAACCTCCTTCCGGTGACAAATATCACGCCCTGA
- a CDS encoding GuaB1 family IMP dehydrogenase-related protein — protein sequence MRFLENSALPQKGSQFELTYDDVFLVPRRTSVTSRFDVDLATRDGSGATIPLVISNMTAVAGRRMAETVARRGGIVVLPQDLPPGAAADTIGFVKSRHLVADTPVTLTPDRAVYEALTLMNRRAHGAAVVVENDQPRGLLTPRACADVDRYTRVQDVMITDFVTVDADTVPRKVFDLLEAHHEPIAVLTHGDGSLAGVLTKTGALRTGLYRPNLDTRGALRVAAAVGINGDVAAKAAALVDAGADLIVVDTAHGHQEKMLEVISAVRDRELGVPLVAGNVVTAEGTFDLIEAGADIIKVGVGPGAMCTTRMMTGVGRPQFSAVAECATAARSRGAHVWADGGVRHPRDVALALAAGASNVMIGSWFAGTYESPGDLRVDESGFAYKESFGMASKRAVAARTSADEPFDRARKALFEEGISSSRMRVDPERPGVEDLIDQICSGLRSACTYAGARTLEEFTDRAVLGVQSPAGFAEGRPRPGGW from the coding sequence GTGCGCTTCCTCGAGAACTCAGCTCTGCCGCAGAAGGGGTCACAGTTCGAACTGACCTATGACGACGTCTTCCTTGTCCCGCGCCGGACGAGTGTGACGTCGCGGTTCGACGTCGACCTTGCAACGCGGGACGGATCAGGAGCAACCATACCGTTGGTGATCTCCAACATGACGGCAGTCGCGGGGCGCCGCATGGCAGAAACCGTCGCGCGGCGCGGGGGGATTGTCGTTCTGCCCCAGGACCTCCCTCCAGGGGCAGCGGCGGACACAATCGGTTTCGTCAAAAGCCGTCATCTCGTGGCGGACACGCCAGTCACCCTGACACCGGACCGGGCGGTCTATGAGGCCCTCACGCTGATGAACCGCCGTGCGCACGGTGCGGCAGTCGTGGTCGAGAACGATCAGCCACGCGGCCTGCTGACGCCGCGCGCATGTGCCGACGTTGACCGGTACACCCGGGTGCAGGACGTGATGATCACCGACTTCGTCACCGTCGACGCCGACACCGTCCCGCGGAAAGTGTTCGACCTTCTCGAGGCACACCACGAGCCTATCGCGGTCCTCACCCACGGTGATGGCTCACTGGCAGGCGTCCTCACTAAGACAGGTGCACTTCGCACCGGCCTGTACCGTCCCAACCTCGATACGCGGGGCGCCTTGCGCGTCGCGGCAGCGGTCGGCATCAACGGCGACGTCGCCGCGAAAGCCGCTGCGCTCGTCGATGCAGGCGCAGACCTGATCGTCGTTGACACCGCACACGGACACCAGGAGAAGATGCTCGAAGTCATATCGGCAGTGCGGGATCGCGAGTTGGGCGTGCCACTGGTTGCGGGCAACGTCGTCACCGCTGAGGGGACGTTCGACCTGATCGAGGCGGGCGCCGACATCATCAAAGTGGGTGTCGGTCCCGGAGCCATGTGCACGACTCGCATGATGACGGGGGTCGGTCGCCCCCAATTCTCCGCGGTTGCCGAGTGCGCTACGGCGGCCAGGTCGCGCGGCGCCCACGTGTGGGCCGATGGCGGTGTTCGCCATCCCCGCGACGTTGCGCTCGCACTCGCGGCGGGCGCATCGAACGTCATGATTGGCTCATGGTTCGCAGGCACCTACGAATCGCCCGGCGACTTGCGGGTGGACGAGAGTGGCTTCGCTTACAAGGAGAGTTTCGGGATGGCGTCCAAGCGCGCCGTCGCCGCACGCACCTCAGCGGACGAGCCGTTTGACCGTGCGCGAAAGGCACTGTTCGAAGAGGGCATTTCGTCGTCACGGATGCGGGTAGATCCGGAACGGCCAGGCGTGGAAGACCTCATCGACCAGATTTGTTCCGGTCTGCGCAGCGCGTGCACCTACGCGGGCGCGCGCACACTCGAGGAGTTCACCGATCGTGCGGTGCTGGGAGTGCAATCCCCTGCTGGCTTCGCGGAGGGCCGTCCCCGCCCAGGTGGATGGTGA
- a CDS encoding hemolysin family protein: protein MALTAGTAMFVAAEFSLTALERTVVDAHAREGDLRARQVQHAHRTLSFQLSGAQLGITLTTLITGYLAEPVLAQFVLPVLNLIGVPESAVGGLSLAIALILATSLSMVFGELVPKNLAISRPLPTARATAGFQAGFSFLFKAAITGLNGAANTMVRRLGIEPADELRSARSPEELIALVRNSAVHGSLDEATATLVDRSLKFGELTAEDLMTPRVKIESLARTDTVADLLSAARRTGHSRFPVTGGDLDDTIGVVHVKEAFTVAPADRTATPVWRLLQKVPVVPSSLDGDALMDRIRSHGLQIALVVDEYGGTAGVVTMEDLIEEIFGDVRDEHDDTEAEIAETSAGWDLSGLLRVDEVEAATGYNAPDGDYETLGGLVLTALGRIPDEGDHVILPASDRGRSSDGFDDAPELWEAIVLRMEGRRIDRVTISRIPQSHHSANSGEMSHG, encoded by the coding sequence ATGGCACTGACCGCGGGTACCGCGATGTTCGTCGCAGCCGAATTCTCGCTCACCGCACTTGAACGCACCGTTGTCGATGCGCACGCTCGCGAGGGAGACTTGCGCGCCCGCCAGGTGCAGCATGCTCACCGGACACTCTCGTTCCAGCTTTCCGGCGCGCAACTCGGTATCACGCTGACCACCCTCATCACCGGCTATCTTGCAGAACCTGTACTCGCGCAGTTCGTGCTGCCCGTCCTCAACCTCATCGGCGTTCCCGAATCTGCCGTCGGCGGGCTCTCGCTCGCCATCGCGCTCATTCTGGCGACGTCGCTGTCGATGGTGTTCGGTGAGCTGGTTCCGAAGAACCTCGCCATCTCTCGGCCGCTGCCCACCGCCCGGGCGACGGCCGGATTCCAGGCGGGTTTCTCGTTTCTGTTTAAGGCCGCAATCACCGGCCTGAACGGTGCGGCGAACACGATGGTGCGCCGCCTGGGAATCGAGCCCGCAGATGAGCTTCGATCGGCACGGTCGCCCGAAGAGCTGATCGCACTAGTACGGAACTCAGCTGTTCATGGCTCACTCGACGAGGCCACCGCGACACTCGTCGACCGTTCCCTCAAGTTCGGTGAACTCACCGCCGAAGACCTGATGACACCGCGGGTCAAAATCGAGTCACTTGCCCGAACGGACACCGTCGCGGATCTGTTGAGTGCTGCACGGCGCACTGGCCATTCCCGTTTCCCGGTGACCGGTGGTGACCTTGATGACACGATCGGAGTCGTCCACGTCAAGGAGGCGTTCACGGTGGCTCCTGCGGACCGGACGGCAACTCCGGTGTGGCGGCTTCTGCAGAAGGTCCCGGTGGTGCCCTCGTCTCTCGACGGGGACGCGCTCATGGACAGAATCCGCTCGCATGGGCTGCAGATCGCTCTCGTCGTCGACGAGTACGGCGGCACCGCCGGTGTGGTCACCATGGAAGACCTGATCGAGGAAATCTTCGGTGACGTACGCGACGAGCACGATGACACTGAAGCCGAAATCGCGGAGACAAGCGCAGGATGGGATCTTTCCGGGCTGCTCCGGGTCGATGAGGTCGAAGCCGCTACCGGCTACAACGCACCCGATGGTGACTACGAAACACTCGGTGGTCTCGTGCTGACCGCTCTCGGCCGGATCCCGGACGAAGGCGACCACGTCATCCTTCCCGCGTCAGACCGGGGTCGCTCCAGCGACGGTTTCGACGATGCCCCGGAGCTGTGGGAAGCGATCGTTCTCCGGATGGAGGGCCGCCGGATCGACCGTGTCACCATCAGCCGCATCCCGCAATCACACCACTCCGCGAACAGTGGGGAGATGAGCCATGGGTGA